Proteins from one Streptomyces genisteinicus genomic window:
- a CDS encoding GntR family transcriptional regulator, which yields MSEQPPYLRIADELRQRIAEHVWEPGDRLPSRAQIGQECGVGENVVRRAQELLISQGVLEGRAGSGTYVAEPRERVRVVRSSAREQPNGSPFRQDMKALRLQSDWESRTDAKVPAPAEIATRLGIAEGEPCVRTTYEFLADGKPVQVSTSWEPYAVTGGTLVVLPEGGPHAGAGVVNRMAEIGVTISHAVEQPEPRHATAEEASLLGIQKAALVTHIRRTYYSDDGRPVETADIVVPAAHCEIVYEIPINR from the coding sequence ATGTCTGAGCAACCGCCGTACCTCCGCATCGCCGACGAACTCCGGCAGCGCATCGCGGAGCACGTCTGGGAACCGGGTGACCGTCTCCCATCCCGCGCCCAGATCGGCCAGGAGTGCGGCGTGGGCGAGAACGTGGTACGCAGGGCACAGGAGTTGCTGATCTCCCAAGGCGTGCTGGAAGGCCGGGCCGGATCGGGGACCTATGTCGCCGAGCCCCGGGAGCGCGTGAGAGTCGTCCGGTCGTCGGCACGTGAGCAGCCCAACGGGTCCCCGTTCCGCCAGGACATGAAGGCCCTTCGCCTACAGAGCGACTGGGAAAGCCGGACCGACGCGAAGGTGCCGGCCCCGGCGGAGATCGCGACGCGGCTCGGGATCGCCGAAGGCGAGCCGTGCGTGCGGACGACGTACGAGTTCCTTGCGGACGGAAAGCCGGTTCAGGTGTCGACGAGTTGGGAGCCGTACGCCGTCACTGGCGGAACCCTCGTCGTTCTTCCCGAGGGAGGGCCCCACGCGGGGGCCGGGGTCGTGAACCGCATGGCCGAGATCGGAGTCACCATCAGCCACGCGGTGGAGCAGCCCGAACCGAGGCACGCGACCGCCGAGGAAGCATCGCTACTCGGCATCCAGAAAGCCGCGCTCGTGACGCACATCCGGCGGACGTACTACAGCGACGACGGTCGTCCCGTGGAGACAGCGGACATCGTGGTGCCTGCAGCGCACTGCGAGATCGTCTACGAGATCCCGATCAACCGCTGA
- a CDS encoding S1C family serine protease, producing the protein MSTENEGNAVPAAPSVPPRPDTAPESPAPVPPAGSPDSAAAHTPSPGPGAADPAHGSTPPAGPAGAQDPYAGHPAAPQNPGASWPPPPPALPSYAGGATHGGGTHGGGPVWGDHGTPPAPAGGGPRRRSGGLVAAVLVAALVAGGVGGGIGYWAAERNDGTGSTTVSAAAPQDLKREPGTVAAVAGKALPGVVTIEAKSGAGGLDGSGEGGEGGTGTGFVYDREGHILTNNHVVESAAEGGTLSATFSDGKTYDAEVVGRAQGYDVAVLKLKDAPGGLAPLPLGDSEKVAVGDSTIAIGAPFGLSNTVTTGIISAKNRPVASGDGSSGKNSYMSALQTDASINPGNSGGPLLDSGGAVIGINSAIQSAGSGMGQSQAGSIGLGFAIPINQAKTVAEQLIKTGTPVYPVIGATVDMSGQGGGAKIASEGTGGTEAVPPDSPAGRAGLKSGDVITGFDGKEIDSGPTLISEIWTHKPGDKVKLTYERDGKEQTAELTLGERKGDSN; encoded by the coding sequence CGCGGGTTCCCCCGACAGCGCCGCCGCGCACACCCCCTCCCCGGGGCCCGGCGCCGCGGACCCCGCTCACGGGAGCACCCCGCCCGCCGGTCCGGCAGGAGCCCAGGACCCCTATGCCGGGCACCCGGCCGCCCCGCAGAACCCCGGCGCCTCCTGGCCGCCGCCCCCGCCCGCCCTCCCCTCCTACGCGGGCGGCGCGACGCACGGCGGCGGCACGCACGGCGGCGGCCCCGTCTGGGGCGACCACGGCACCCCGCCCGCACCCGCGGGCGGAGGACCGCGGCGCCGCTCCGGCGGGCTGGTCGCCGCGGTCCTCGTGGCGGCGCTCGTCGCCGGCGGTGTCGGCGGCGGCATCGGCTACTGGGCCGCGGAACGCAACGACGGCACCGGCTCGACGACGGTCTCCGCGGCCGCGCCGCAGGACCTCAAGCGGGAGCCGGGCACCGTGGCGGCGGTCGCCGGCAAGGCGCTGCCGGGCGTCGTGACCATCGAGGCCAAGTCGGGAGCCGGCGGACTCGACGGCAGCGGGGAGGGCGGTGAAGGAGGCACCGGCACCGGCTTCGTCTACGACCGCGAGGGCCACATCCTCACCAACAACCACGTGGTGGAGTCGGCCGCCGAGGGCGGCACCCTGTCGGCGACCTTCTCCGACGGCAAGACCTACGACGCCGAGGTCGTTGGCCGCGCGCAGGGCTACGACGTCGCCGTCCTCAAGCTCAAGGACGCCCCCGGCGGGCTCGCGCCGCTGCCGCTCGGCGACTCGGAGAAGGTCGCGGTCGGCGACTCCACGATCGCGATCGGCGCGCCGTTCGGCCTCTCCAACACCGTCACCACGGGGATCATCAGCGCCAAGAACCGCCCGGTGGCCTCCGGTGACGGCTCCAGCGGCAAGAACTCTTACATGAGCGCGCTGCAGACGGACGCCTCCATCAACCCCGGCAACTCCGGTGGCCCGCTGCTCGACTCGGGCGGCGCGGTGATCGGCATCAACTCCGCCATCCAGTCCGCGGGAAGCGGCATGGGGCAGTCCCAGGCGGGCTCCATCGGCCTGGGCTTCGCCATCCCGATCAACCAGGCGAAGACCGTCGCCGAACAGCTGATCAAGACCGGCACCCCGGTCTACCCCGTCATCGGCGCCACGGTCGACATGTCGGGCCAGGGCGGCGGCGCGAAGATCGCCTCCGAGGGCACCGGCGGCACCGAGGCGGTCCCGCCGGACAGCCCGGCGGGCCGGGCAGGCCTGAAGTCCGGAGACGTGATCACGGGCTTCGACGGCAAGGAGATCGACAGCGGTCCGACCCTCATCAGCGAGATCTGGACCCACAAGCCCGGCGACAAGGTGAAGCTGACCTACGAGCGCGACGGCAAGGAGCAGACGGCGGAGCTGACACTCGGCGAACGCAAGGGCGACAGCAACTGA